The Poseidonibacter antarcticus genome includes a region encoding these proteins:
- a CDS encoding sensor histidine kinase, whose product MINYNIDLRNENKLLFIIRYALPIFILIISIFATIFLYTQNKSDFEKIKNDIEEKFIYNKKLIIKEQVENIYSQIVTKQTTTEKNLKKFLSEKVYEAHSITLSIYNEYKDIYTKDEITNILRTVLKGFRFNDSRGYFFISDKQGVNIIHTLIPSSEGINFLNYKNSKGEYSIKKALKLLENNDEVYDTWYWQKYKNSPKEYKKIGLRKNIYELGWYIGTGEYVDDFTATVKKNILEELNIRKFKNINKYFIIVDENNKYIKHKNSNFIGKSVFEIIKKYNANINIKDIRTISKNGGYINIKFPKINTSIPKEKIIYTKLIPKWDWIISTGFYMNDIQVLIDNEKEKLSIKYDNDLKILYLISFIVTVSLLLISFLISKLIEKRFNEYKISIDQHIKKNEKQYELLSQKSKLAAMGEMIGNIAHQWRQPLSIITTASSGVKIQKEMNCLTDKTLFDSMDTISTTAEHLSNTIDDFKDFFKPDKEKTIFMLDKPIEKTFKLLAAQLNTNDVIFIKDIETLKVEGYERELIQVLLNIINNSLDAFCEDSTYKYVFINVYRENGNVIIKIKDNAGGIKDDLIKRIFEPYFTTKHKSQGTGLGLYISQEIISRHMNGIIEVQNNKFTYKNKQYTGALFKIILPLPEKN is encoded by the coding sequence ATGATAAATTATAATATTGATTTAAGAAATGAGAATAAATTACTTTTTATTATTAGGTATGCTCTTCCTATATTTATTTTAATAATCTCAATATTTGCTACAATATTTTTATATACTCAAAATAAGTCAGATTTTGAGAAAATTAAAAATGATATTGAAGAAAAATTTATCTATAATAAAAAATTAATTATTAAAGAACAAGTTGAAAATATTTACTCCCAAATTGTTACAAAACAAACAACTACAGAAAAAAATTTAAAAAAATTTCTTTCAGAAAAAGTCTATGAAGCTCATTCAATAACATTAAGTATCTATAATGAATACAAAGATATATATACAAAAGATGAAATAACAAATATTCTAAGAACAGTACTTAAAGGATTTCGATTTAATGATAGTAGAGGTTATTTCTTTATTTCAGATAAACAAGGTGTTAATATTATTCATACTTTAATTCCTAGTTCTGAAGGGATAAATTTTTTAAATTATAAGAATAGTAAGGGCGAGTATTCTATTAAAAAAGCATTAAAATTATTAGAAAATAATGATGAAGTGTATGATACTTGGTATTGGCAAAAATATAAAAATAGTCCTAAAGAATATAAAAAAATAGGTTTAAGAAAAAATATTTATGAACTTGGGTGGTATATTGGCACAGGAGAGTATGTAGATGATTTTACAGCAACGGTTAAAAAGAATATTTTAGAAGAACTTAATATAAGAAAATTTAAAAATATAAATAAATATTTTATAATAGTTGATGAGAACAATAAATATATCAAACATAAAAACAGTAATTTTATAGGAAAGAGTGTATTTGAAATTATTAAGAAATATAATGCAAATATAAATATAAAAGATATAAGAACTATTTCAAAAAATGGAGGTTATATAAATATAAAGTTTCCTAAAATAAATACATCAATACCAAAAGAAAAGATAATTTATACAAAATTAATACCCAAATGGGATTGGATAATTTCTACAGGTTTTTATATGAATGATATTCAAGTTTTAATTGATAATGAAAAAGAAAAATTAAGTATAAAATATGATAATGATTTAAAAATCTTATATTTAATTTCTTTTATTGTTACGGTATCTTTATTATTAATATCTTTTTTAATTTCTAAACTCATTGAAAAAAGATTTAATGAATATAAAATAAGTATAGATCAACATATTAAAAAAAATGAGAAACAATATGAGTTGCTTTCTCAAAAGTCAAAATTAGCAGCAATGGGTGAAATGATTGGAAATATTGCGCATCAATGGAGACAACCACTATCTATAATAACTACTGCTTCATCTGGGGTAAAAATACAAAAAGAAATGAACTGCCTTACAGATAAAACTCTTTTTGATTCTATGGATACTATTAGTACCACTGCAGAACATTTATCTAATACAATTGATGATTTTAAAGATTTTTTTAAACCTGACAAGGAAAAAACAATATTTATGCTTGATAAACCAATTGAAAAAACATTTAAACTTTTAGCTGCCCAATTAAATACTAATGATGTTATTTTTATAAAAGATATTGAAACTTTAAAAGTTGAAGGATATGAAAGAGAATTAATTCAAGTTTTATTAAATATTATAAATAATTCACTTGATGCTTTTTGTGAGGATAGCACGTATAAATATGTATTTATAAATGTTTATAGAGAAAATGGAAATGTTATTATTAAAATAAAAGATAATGCAGGAGGGATTAAAGATGATTTAATAAAAAGAATCTTTGAACCTTATTTTACAACTAAACATAAATCACAAGGTACTGGACTTGGACTTTATATTTCACAAGAGATAATTTCAAGACATATGAATGGAATAATTGAAGTACAAAATAATAAATTCACTTATAAAAATAAACAATATACAGGTGCTTTATTCAAGATTATTTTGCCACTTCCAGAAAAAAATTGA
- a CDS encoding alanine/glycine:cation symporter family protein, with the protein MLAEINTFLNNLIWGNILIYLLPALGIFFTITSRFVQFRYFFKMFNILRDTSHEKEGHISSFQALMLSVAGRVGGGNIAGVAVAITLGGPGAVFWMWIIGLIGMSTSFFECSLAQLYKEKDGLDSGVYRGGPAYYVTKALGQRWLGIVISILLMITFGFAFNATQSFIISTSFESSFDIPVWITGLVITVIFGFAIFGGIKRISKFSEVIVPVMAVGYLLIAIVVIALNIEKIPDLITMIVTEAFNPSSAIGGGIGAVILQGAKRGMFSNEAGLGSAPNVAAVAYVAHPVQQGIVQSFSVFIDTIILCSCTAFIILLSGVYTPGVQGVEGVLLTQNALVAQVGPYGGYFVTIALFLFGFSSMLYNYYLAENSLNFVSKGNKTFFTAFKILCIALIVWGSFQDLASIFSFADLTMGLLAVINLVVIAILYKPVLRLIKGYDRQLKEGKKPVLRYKDYTEFKIDKDTWKEIVNNINDKKAKV; encoded by the coding sequence ATGTTAGCTGAAATAAATACATTTCTAAATAATCTTATTTGGGGAAATATTTTAATATATTTACTTCCTGCATTAGGAATATTTTTTACAATAACTTCAAGGTTTGTTCAATTTAGATATTTTTTTAAAATGTTTAATATTTTAAGAGATACTTCTCATGAAAAAGAGGGTCATATTAGTTCTTTCCAAGCATTGATGTTAAGCGTTGCTGGAAGAGTTGGTGGTGGAAATATCGCAGGTGTTGCTGTTGCTATTACTCTTGGTGGTCCAGGTGCTGTTTTTTGGATGTGGATTATTGGTTTAATTGGTATGAGTACAAGTTTCTTTGAGTGTTCTTTAGCCCAATTATATAAAGAAAAAGATGGTCTAGACTCAGGTGTATATAGAGGAGGACCTGCTTATTATGTTACTAAAGCTTTAGGACAAAGATGGTTAGGGATTGTTATTTCTATTCTTTTAATGATTACTTTTGGTTTCGCATTTAATGCAACTCAATCTTTTATTATTTCTACTTCATTTGAATCATCATTTGATATTCCTGTATGGATTACAGGTTTAGTAATCACAGTAATATTTGGATTTGCTATTTTCGGTGGAATTAAACGAATTTCTAAGTTCTCTGAAGTTATTGTACCTGTTATGGCTGTTGGTTATTTATTAATTGCAATTGTTGTTATTGCTTTAAATATAGAAAAAATTCCTGATTTAATTACAATGATTGTAACAGAAGCATTTAATCCAAGCTCTGCTATTGGTGGTGGTATTGGTGCTGTTATTTTACAAGGTGCAAAAAGAGGTATGTTCTCAAATGAAGCAGGATTAGGTTCAGCACCAAACGTTGCAGCTGTTGCTTATGTAGCTCATCCTGTTCAACAAGGTATTGTTCAATCTTTTTCAGTATTTATTGATACTATTATTTTATGTTCTTGTACAGCTTTTATCATTCTTTTATCAGGTGTTTATACTCCAGGTGTACAAGGTGTTGAGGGTGTATTATTAACTCAAAATGCATTAGTTGCACAAGTTGGACCTTATGGTGGATATTTTGTAACAATTGCATTATTCTTATTTGGTTTTTCTTCAATGTTATACAACTATTATCTTGCAGAAAATAGTCTTAACTTTGTAAGTAAGGGAAATAAAACTTTCTTTACAGCTTTTAAAATCTTATGTATTGCCTTAATTGTTTGGGGATCATTTCAAGATTTAGCATCAATTTTCTCATTTGCTGATTTAACAATGGGATTATTAGCTGTTATTAACTTAGTTGTAATTGCAATTTTATATAAACCTGTATTACGATTAATCAAAGGTTATGATAGACAATTAAAAGAGGGTAAAAAACCTGTTTTAAGATATAAAGATTATACAGAATTCAAAATTGATAAAGATACATGGAAAGAAATTGTAAATAATATCAATGATAAAAAAGCCAAAGTTTAA